From a single Deinococcota bacterium genomic region:
- a CDS encoding Uma2 family endonuclease, with the protein MADVAEQRTETLTFEAFLALGTPVHAEWVDGKLIAMSPPTSRHQELVIFLASSLRMFAEAHDLGTVIAAPFLMRLEPRPSGREPDVLFVAAANLERLTEKYLDGPADLVIEIISPESRARDRGEKFYEYEAARIPEYWLLDPERKQAEFYRLDENGIYQPALPAEGVYESRALPGLELQVSWLWQEPLPKLLSVLKAWKLV; encoded by the coding sequence CCGAGACCCTCACCTTCGAGGCGTTCCTGGCGTTGGGGACGCCCGTTCACGCCGAGTGGGTGGATGGTAAGCTCATCGCGATGAGCCCGCCGACAAGCCGTCATCAGGAACTGGTCATTTTTTTGGCGTCCAGCCTCAGAATGTTCGCGGAGGCGCACGACCTGGGCACGGTCATCGCCGCCCCTTTCTTGATGCGCCTGGAGCCCCGCCCTTCGGGCCGCGAACCCGACGTGCTGTTCGTGGCGGCGGCCAACCTGGAGCGGCTCACAGAGAAGTATCTCGACGGCCCCGCCGACTTGGTCATAGAAATCATCAGCCCGGAGAGCCGCGCCCGCGACCGGGGCGAGAAGTTCTACGAGTACGAGGCGGCGCGCATCCCCGAATACTGGCTGCTCGACCCGGAGCGCAAGCAGGCCGAGTTTTACCGGCTCGACGAAAACGGCATCTATCAGCCCGCTCTGCCCGCAGAGGGCGTGTACGAGAGCCGCGCGCTGCCGGGGCTCGAGCTGCAAGTCTCCTGGCTGTGGCAGGAGCCCTTGCCCAAGCTGCTCAGTGTGCTCAAGGCGTGGAAGCTTGTCTGA